In Gopherus flavomarginatus isolate rGopFla2 chromosome 5, rGopFla2.mat.asm, whole genome shotgun sequence, one DNA window encodes the following:
- the GSTZ1 gene encoding maleylacetoacetate isomerase isoform X2: protein MDSSGRPVLYSYFRSSCSWRVRIALALKGIAYDQEPVNLLKDGGQQFSTEFQAVNPMQQVPALKIDGIILSQSLAIIQYLEETRPNPRLLPQDLKKRAQARMISDHIVSGIQPLQNLTFLKQVGEKMEWAQHNITCGFKALEQILQHTAGRYCIGDEVSMADLCLVPQVHNAERFKVDLAPYPTITRINKALLELEAFQVSHPCRQPDTPAELRA, encoded by the exons ATGGATTCCTCTGGAAGG CCAGTTCTTTATAGTTATTTCCGAAGTTCCTGCTCCTGGAGAGTGAGAATTG CGCTGGCTCTGAAGGGAATTGCCTATGATCAGGAACCAGTGAACCTCCTGAAGGATGGGGGACAGCAG TTTTCTACTGAATTCCAGGCAGTAAATCCAATGCAGCAGGTCCCGGCTCTGAAAATCGATGGCATCATCTTGTCTCAGTCG CTGGCCATAATTCAGTACCTGGAAGAGACCCGGCCTAACCCCAGGCTGCTGCCTCAAGATCTGAAGAAGAGAGCCCAAGCCCGGATGATTTCGGATCACATTGTTTCTGGCATTCAGCCCCTGCAG AACCTGACTTTCCTGAAACAAGTGGGAGAGAAGATGGAATGGGCTCAACACAATATCACTTGTGGTTTCAAAG ctctGGAGCAGATCCTGCAGCACACTGCTGGGCGCTATTGCATTGGGGATGAG GTTTCCATGGCTGACTTGTGCTTGGTCCCTCAGGTTCACAATGCTGAGAG ATTTAAAGTGGACCTGGCTCCATACCCCACGATCACCAGAATCAATAAAGCCCTTCTGGAGCTAGAGGCATTCCAAGTGAGCCACCCGTGCCGGCAGCCGGATACCCCCGCAGAGCTGCGAGCCTAA
- the GSTZ1 gene encoding maleylacetoacetate isomerase isoform X3, with product MSTALVKPVLYSYFRSSCSWRVRIALALKGIAYDQEPVNLLKDGGQQFSTEFQAVNPMQQVPALKIDGIILSQSLAIIQYLEETRPNPRLLPQDLKKRAQARMISDHIVSGIQPLQNLTFLKQVGEKMEWAQHNITCGFKALEQILQHTAGRYCIGDEVSMADLCLVPQVHNAERVGPDLPDDLLDFSGAVC from the exons CCAGTTCTTTATAGTTATTTCCGAAGTTCCTGCTCCTGGAGAGTGAGAATTG CGCTGGCTCTGAAGGGAATTGCCTATGATCAGGAACCAGTGAACCTCCTGAAGGATGGGGGACAGCAG TTTTCTACTGAATTCCAGGCAGTAAATCCAATGCAGCAGGTCCCGGCTCTGAAAATCGATGGCATCATCTTGTCTCAGTCG CTGGCCATAATTCAGTACCTGGAAGAGACCCGGCCTAACCCCAGGCTGCTGCCTCAAGATCTGAAGAAGAGAGCCCAAGCCCGGATGATTTCGGATCACATTGTTTCTGGCATTCAGCCCCTGCAG AACCTGACTTTCCTGAAACAAGTGGGAGAGAAGATGGAATGGGCTCAACACAATATCACTTGTGGTTTCAAAG ctctGGAGCAGATCCTGCAGCACACTGCTGGGCGCTATTGCATTGGGGATGAG GTTTCCATGGCTGACTTGTGCTTGGTCCCTCAGGTTCACAATGCTGAGAG AGTAGGCCCCGATCTGCCAGATGATCTGCTTGACTTTTCTGGAGCTGTGTGCTGA
- the GSTZ1 gene encoding maleylacetoacetate isomerase isoform X1: protein MSTALVKPVLYSYFRSSCSWRVRIALALKGIAYDQEPVNLLKDGGQQFSTEFQAVNPMQQVPALKIDGIILSQSLAIIQYLEETRPNPRLLPQDLKKRAQARMISDHIVSGIQPLQNLTFLKQVGEKMEWAQHNITCGFKALEQILQHTAGRYCIGDEVSMADLCLVPQVHNAERFKVDLAPYPTITRINKALLELEAFQVSHPCRQPDTPAELRA, encoded by the exons CCAGTTCTTTATAGTTATTTCCGAAGTTCCTGCTCCTGGAGAGTGAGAATTG CGCTGGCTCTGAAGGGAATTGCCTATGATCAGGAACCAGTGAACCTCCTGAAGGATGGGGGACAGCAG TTTTCTACTGAATTCCAGGCAGTAAATCCAATGCAGCAGGTCCCGGCTCTGAAAATCGATGGCATCATCTTGTCTCAGTCG CTGGCCATAATTCAGTACCTGGAAGAGACCCGGCCTAACCCCAGGCTGCTGCCTCAAGATCTGAAGAAGAGAGCCCAAGCCCGGATGATTTCGGATCACATTGTTTCTGGCATTCAGCCCCTGCAG AACCTGACTTTCCTGAAACAAGTGGGAGAGAAGATGGAATGGGCTCAACACAATATCACTTGTGGTTTCAAAG ctctGGAGCAGATCCTGCAGCACACTGCTGGGCGCTATTGCATTGGGGATGAG GTTTCCATGGCTGACTTGTGCTTGGTCCCTCAGGTTCACAATGCTGAGAG ATTTAAAGTGGACCTGGCTCCATACCCCACGATCACCAGAATCAATAAAGCCCTTCTGGAGCTAGAGGCATTCCAAGTGAGCCACCCGTGCCGGCAGCCGGATACCCCCGCAGAGCTGCGAGCCTAA
- the GSTZ1 gene encoding maleylacetoacetate isomerase isoform X4, whose protein sequence is MQQVPALKIDGIILSQSLAIIQYLEETRPNPRLLPQDLKKRAQARMISDHIVSGIQPLQNLTFLKQVGEKMEWAQHNITCGFKALEQILQHTAGRYCIGDEVSMADLCLVPQVHNAERFKVDLAPYPTITRINKALLELEAFQVSHPCRQPDTPAELRA, encoded by the exons ATGCAGCAGGTCCCGGCTCTGAAAATCGATGGCATCATCTTGTCTCAGTCG CTGGCCATAATTCAGTACCTGGAAGAGACCCGGCCTAACCCCAGGCTGCTGCCTCAAGATCTGAAGAAGAGAGCCCAAGCCCGGATGATTTCGGATCACATTGTTTCTGGCATTCAGCCCCTGCAG AACCTGACTTTCCTGAAACAAGTGGGAGAGAAGATGGAATGGGCTCAACACAATATCACTTGTGGTTTCAAAG ctctGGAGCAGATCCTGCAGCACACTGCTGGGCGCTATTGCATTGGGGATGAG GTTTCCATGGCTGACTTGTGCTTGGTCCCTCAGGTTCACAATGCTGAGAG ATTTAAAGTGGACCTGGCTCCATACCCCACGATCACCAGAATCAATAAAGCCCTTCTGGAGCTAGAGGCATTCCAAGTGAGCCACCCGTGCCGGCAGCCGGATACCCCCGCAGAGCTGCGAGCCTAA
- the LOC127052692 gene encoding uncharacterized protein LOC127052692, whose product MLLSSPSPSASGSGRSPHRRWSWAPGGLGQWDAPAEVPRSVAPAPGTSLHFYVLWSLQEPARQLSRSHGGPGHHCARCCTNTEHKSSRMCYQIQLPLPLPKQLVIFGLGDWNRYSQNTSITVEVLVNPDVKPQRIGKLGSDVRSLVWEGDWRVDVLMASLKQMDCGNPVKLLLTVNGELLKGIYNSTPSRPFLAPEPTQSPVLPEDTTSPIQVLDDTTEVKGQSLEATARAQRTRSKDSSPPPKKLLMPLTPESPTAQKAPKEARRKIRKPSPLQLKQPRKVLFEPRACEGEQDAEDLEVKELQVCPSPRWCHAMCLSDPETAILIGGEGANQQPCKDSLWKLEIDNDFWFPMDLPPLGSVPPCSRGHTATYDLDTKRIYVFGGMKEGKPYSTIHILDTSTWKWLLVAAKGKVPTLAYHSATIYHKELFIFGGTFPKMASLESRACSNTLYVFNPEYKIWYQPIVEGEKPLPRLGHSATLLRNKLVIFGGQRTPLYLNDVHILDLGYMEYVPVPFLSGQPSSRCFHAAMPVSDQKILISGGCNAKGALQDVFIFHLDTFAWSTVTHSHLSLVPRAGHMLLNLTSAHLTDVDKESQSKCNLCTVLVFGGSDCAGTFYNSTSKIQLDLEETKPRTAGVLCHGK is encoded by the exons ATGTTGCTTTCCAGTCCCAGCCCCTCGGCCTCAGGCAGCGGGCGGTCTCCGCACCGCCGATGGAGCTGGGCTCCCGGGGGCCTTGGGCAGTGGGATGCGCCGGCCGAGGTGCCTCGGAGCGTggctccggctccaggcaccagcctccACTTCTACGTGCTCTGGTCGCTGCAGGAGCCGGCCCGGCAGCTCAGCAG GAGCCATGGTGGACCAGGgcaccactgtgctaggtgctgtacaaacacagagca CAAATCCAGCCGGATGTGTTACCAGATTCAGCTGCCTCTGCCGTTGCCAAAACAACTTGTAATCTTTGGCTTAGGTGACTGGAATCGTTATTCCCAAAACACAAGCATCACTGTGGAGGTGCTGGTGAATCCAGATGTCAAGCCACAAAGGATTGGCAAATTGGGGTCTGATGTGAG GTCCCTTGTGTGGGAAGGTGACTGGAGGGTGGATGTTCTGATGGCTTCATTGAAACAAATGGACTGTGGCAACCCTGTTAAACTTCTCCTGACTGTCAATGGAGAG CTGCTCAAGGGCATCTACAACAGCACCCCCAGTCGTCCGTTTCTGGCACCAGAGCCCACCCAGTCACCAGTCCTCCCGGAAGATACCACGTCCCCCATCCAGGTCTTGGACGATACCACTGAG GTTAAAGGTCAGAGTTTGGAGGCAACTGCCAGAGCACAAAGGACCAGAAGTAAGGATTCATCTCCACCACCAAAAAAGCTGTTGATGCCCCTTACCCCAGAGTCACCCACTGCCCAGAAGGCACCCAAGGAGGCCAGGAGGAAAATCCGCAAGCCTAGTCCTCTCCAGCTAAAGCAGCCTAGGAAAGTCTTGTTTGAGCCCAGGGCATGTGAAGGGGAGCAGGATGCTGAAG ACTTGGAGGTGAAGGAGCTGCAAG TCTGTCCGAGCCCACGATGGTGTCACGCCATGTGCCTCAGTGATCCAGAAACAGCCATTTTGATTGGTGGAGAGGGAGCCAATCAACAGCCTTGCAAGGATTCTCTCTGGAAACTAGAGATTG ACAATGATTTCTGGTTCCCCATGGATCTGCCACCACTGGGTTCTGTGCCGCCCTGCTCACGTGGTCACACTGCCACCTATGACCTGGACACCAAACGCATCTATGTCTTTGGGGGCATGAAGGAGGGCAAGCCCTACAGCACTATCCACATCCTGGACACATCCACCTGGAAGTGGCTTCTCGTGGCC GCCAAGGGGAAGGTGCCGACACTGGCCTACCACAGCGCCACCATCTACCATAAGGAGCTTTTTATCTTTGGAGGAACTTTCCCCAAGATGGCATCCCTGGAGTCCAGAGCCTGCAGCAACACACTGTATGTCTTCAACCCTGAGTACAAGATTTGGTACCAGCCCATTGTGGAGGGAGAGAAGCCCTTACCTCGGCTCGG ccattcagccactctgctgagGAACAAGCTGGTGATCTTTGGGGGTCAGAGGACCCCTTTGTACCTGAATGATGTGCACATCCTGGATCTGG GTTACATGGAGTATGTGCCAGTCCCGTTTCTTTCAGGACAGCCTTCTTCACGCTG CTTCCATGCTGCAATGCCAGTGTCTGACCAGAAGATCCTGATCAGTGGAGGCTGCAATGCCAAGGGAGCCCTGCAGGATGTATTCATCTTTCACCTTG ATACCTTTGCATGGAGCACAGTGACACACAGTCACCTCTCCTTAGTGCCCCGGGCTGGCCACATGCTGCTCAACCTCACCTCTGCCCACCTGACAGATGTGGACAAGGAGAGCCAGAGCAAGTGCAACCTGTGCACCGTGCTGGTTTTTGGTGGCTCAGACTGTGCTGGGACCTTCTACAATAGCACAAGCAAGATCCAGCTGGACCTAGAGGAGACCAAGCCCAGGACAGCAGGGGTTCTGTGTCATGGTAAATAG